The proteins below are encoded in one region of Arenibacter algicola:
- the dtd gene encoding D-aminoacyl-tRNA deacylase: protein MRATIQRVTTASVTVDGKVISKISNGLLIFLGIEDADTVDDIKWLSNKIVNLRIFNDEEGVMNLSLQQEEGEALVISQFTLHASTKKGNRPSYIKAAKPEIAIPLYESFVAQLEKDLGKKVGTGVFGADMKVALLNDGPVTIQIDTKNRE from the coding sequence ATGCGTGCAACAATACAAAGGGTAACCACGGCGAGTGTAACGGTGGATGGGAAAGTAATTTCAAAAATTTCGAACGGACTACTAATATTTTTGGGAATAGAGGATGCGGATACAGTGGATGATATTAAATGGCTTTCCAATAAAATTGTAAACCTCAGGATTTTTAATGATGAAGAGGGGGTTATGAATTTGTCCCTGCAGCAGGAGGAGGGAGAGGCCTTGGTAATTAGTCAGTTTACCTTGCATGCATCCACAAAAAAGGGAAACAGGCCCAGTTATATAAAAGCGGCAAAGCCGGAGATTGCTATTCCCTTGTATGAAAGTTTTGTGGCACAATTGGAAAAAGATCTTGGAAAAAAGGTTGGAACTGGTGTTTTTGGAGCTGACATGAAAGTGGCGCTGCTTAACGATGGACCAGTAACTATTCAAATAGATACAAAAAATAGAGAATAA
- a CDS encoding nucleotide pyrophosphohydrolase, with translation MNIENAQEAVDEWIKTHGVRYFNELTNMAQLTEEVGEVARIIARRYGEQSEKESDKDKDLGEELADVLFVVLCLANQTGINLQESFDKKLNLKAKRDHNRHHNNKKLK, from the coding sequence ATGAACATAGAAAACGCACAGGAAGCCGTAGACGAATGGATCAAGACCCATGGGGTACGCTATTTTAACGAACTTACCAATATGGCCCAACTAACCGAAGAAGTAGGGGAGGTAGCCAGAATTATTGCCAGGCGTTATGGGGAGCAAAGTGAAAAAGAATCAGACAAGGATAAGGATCTAGGGGAAGAATTGGCCGATGTGCTTTTCGTAGTGCTGTGTCTGGCCAATCAGACAGGGATAAATTTACAGGAGTCTTTTGATAAAAAATTAAACCTGAAGGCCAAACGTGATCATAATCGCCACCACAATAATAAAAAGCTGAAATAG
- a CDS encoding zinc-ribbon domain-containing protein has product MILFLGTKPGKTTSKLLQNVACPYCGNKDTLTAVTSTTHFHLFWISLFRVGSFSSISCSHCKRTYYQDEFTEEMQRGIDTGKSLEQTN; this is encoded by the coding sequence ATGATATTATTTCTAGGAACCAAACCCGGAAAAACAACTTCAAAATTGCTTCAAAATGTGGCCTGTCCCTACTGCGGCAATAAGGACACCTTAACAGCAGTAACAAGTACCACCCATTTTCACCTTTTCTGGATTTCCCTTTTTAGAGTGGGCTCCTTTTCCTCCATAAGCTGTTCCCATTGCAAAAGAACTTATTACCAGGATGAATTTACCGAAGAAATGCAACGCGGTATAGATACCGGAAAGAGCCTGGAACAAACCAACTAA
- a CDS encoding polyprenyl synthetase family protein: MKIVSQIKEPINQEMELFEKKFYESMSSKVALLNRITYYIVNRKGKQMRPMFVFLTAKMLNNGEVNERTYRGASVIELIHTATLVHDDVVDDSNKRRGFFSVNALWKNKIAVLVGDYLLSKGLLLSIDNGDFDLLKIISVAVREMSEGELLQIEKARRLDITEEVYYEIIRQKTATLIAACCSLGACSVKPDSPDVETFRKFGELIGMAFQIKDDLFDYGEERIGKPTGIDIKEQKMTLPLIYVLNKCSKTEKKWLINSIKNHNKDKKRVKEVIAFVKANGGLEYAVKKMLAYKEEALALLDAYPDSEYKSSLKLMVNYVVDRKK; this comes from the coding sequence TTGAAAATTGTATCCCAAATAAAGGAACCGATTAATCAGGAAATGGAACTTTTTGAAAAAAAGTTTTATGAATCCATGTCTTCCAAGGTTGCCTTATTAAATAGGATTACTTACTATATCGTTAACAGAAAAGGGAAGCAGATGCGCCCAATGTTCGTCTTTCTTACGGCGAAAATGTTAAACAATGGTGAGGTAAACGAAAGGACCTATAGGGGTGCATCGGTCATTGAGCTCATACATACGGCCACCTTGGTACATGACGATGTGGTAGACGATAGCAACAAACGCCGTGGCTTCTTTTCTGTAAATGCTTTATGGAAGAATAAAATTGCTGTATTGGTTGGGGATTATCTTCTTTCCAAAGGCCTTCTGCTGTCTATAGATAATGGTGATTTTGATCTACTTAAAATTATTTCTGTCGCTGTACGTGAAATGAGTGAGGGAGAATTGCTGCAAATTGAGAAGGCAAGGCGTTTGGACATTACCGAGGAGGTATATTATGAAATTATAAGGCAGAAGACAGCAACCTTGATCGCTGCTTGCTGTAGTCTGGGGGCCTGTTCTGTAAAGCCGGATTCTCCGGATGTGGAAACTTTTAGGAAATTTGGGGAGCTCATAGGTATGGCCTTTCAAATCAAGGATGATCTGTTCGATTACGGGGAGGAAAGAATTGGCAAGCCTACGGGTATCGACATCAAGGAACAAAAAATGACCCTGCCCTTGATATATGTTCTTAATAAATGTTCCAAGACGGAAAAAAAATGGTTGATCAATTCCATTAAGAATCACAACAAGGATAAAAAACGGGTCAAGGAAGTCATTGCTTTTGTAAAAGCGAACGGTGGTCTTGAATATGCCGTAAAAAAAATGCTGGCCTACAAGGAAGAAGCCTTGGCCTTATTGGATGCCTATCCAGATTCTGAATATAAAAGTTCGCTTAAACTTATGGTGAACTATGTGGTAGACCGTAAAAAGTAA
- the queA gene encoding tRNA preQ1(34) S-adenosylmethionine ribosyltransferase-isomerase QueA, giving the protein MKLSHFNFELPNELLAEYPAENRDESKLMVIHRDTGKIEHKMFKDLIDYFDEGDVMVLNNTKVFPARLYGNKEKTGARIEVFLLRELNEEQRLWDVLVDPARKIRIGNKLYFGDDETLVAEVIDNTTSRGRTLRFLYDGSYTDFRRKLKELGETPLPKYIKRKVEAEDEKRYQTIYAKHEGAVAAPTAGLHFSKHLLKRLEIKGIDFAEVTLHVGLGTFNPVEVEDLSKHKMDSEELIIDEKATEIVNSAKLKKRRICAVGTTAMRALESAVSSQQTLNTFDGWTNKFVFPPYDFSIANAMVTNFHLPKSTLLMMVSAFMGHDLMKKAYKEAILEGYKFYSYGDAMLII; this is encoded by the coding sequence ATGAAATTATCGCACTTCAATTTTGAACTTCCAAATGAATTATTGGCAGAGTATCCGGCAGAGAACAGGGATGAGTCCAAATTAATGGTAATTCATAGGGATACAGGTAAAATAGAGCACAAAATGTTCAAGGATCTTATTGACTATTTTGATGAGGGCGATGTAATGGTGCTTAACAATACCAAAGTTTTTCCTGCTAGATTATATGGTAATAAGGAAAAGACAGGTGCTAGAATCGAGGTATTTTTATTACGGGAATTAAACGAGGAACAACGTCTTTGGGATGTGTTGGTAGATCCGGCACGTAAAATAAGAATTGGGAACAAGCTTTATTTTGGTGATGATGAGACTCTAGTGGCCGAGGTAATAGACAATACTACCTCTAGGGGAAGAACATTGAGGTTCCTTTATGATGGTTCATATACCGATTTTAGAAGAAAATTAAAGGAACTGGGTGAAACTCCTTTGCCCAAATATATTAAGCGAAAGGTAGAGGCCGAAGACGAAAAAAGATATCAAACTATTTATGCAAAGCATGAAGGTGCAGTTGCAGCGCCTACTGCTGGTCTGCATTTTTCCAAACATTTGTTGAAAAGATTGGAAATAAAGGGAATCGACTTTGCTGAGGTTACCCTGCATGTAGGTCTTGGGACTTTTAATCCTGTGGAAGTAGAGGATCTTTCCAAACACAAGATGGATAGTGAGGAATTGATCATAGATGAAAAGGCAACTGAAATTGTGAATTCCGCCAAACTTAAGAAGCGTAGGATATGTGCTGTAGGTACAACCGCTATGAGAGCTTTGGAAAGTGCGGTGTCTTCTCAGCAGACGCTAAATACCTTTGATGGTTGGACAAACAAGTTTGTTTTTCCTCCTTACGATTTTAGTATAGCCAATGCCATGGTGACCAATTTTCATTTGCCCAAATCTACTCTCTTGATGATGGTTTCGGCTTTTATGGGACACGATTTGATGAAAAAGGCATATAAAGAGGCAATATTGGAAGGGTATAAGTTTTATTCTTACGGGGATGCAATGTTGATTATATAG
- the dnaG gene encoding DNA primase, producing MISKTTIDKVYESARLEEVIGDFVQLKKSGSNFKGLSPFTDERSPSFMVSPVKQIWKDFSSGKGGNVVAFLMEHEHFSYPEAIKYLARKYNIEIEETELSNEQKEQTNERESMYLVSEFAQKYFSEVLWEREQGKAIGLSYFKERGFTDDTIKKFDLGYCLDQWDGFTKAALNKGYQLNYLEKTGLTIVKDDAADKDNKKTFDRFKGRVMFPIHSMSGRVLGFGGRILTNDKKAAKYLNSPESDIYHKSKVLYGIYHAKQAIAKEDNCYLVEGYTDVIQMYQRGIHNVVSSSGTALTSDQIRLINRLTKNITVLFDGDAAGLRASLRGIDLILEQGMNVKVCTFPEGEDPDSFSKNNDYEDVVLYLQENSKDFIQFKASLLVEEAANDPIKRADTVRDIVNSISKIPDRIQKEIYIQECAQIMNISEAVLFNTLAQIGKKDVSDANKKIKQEQQAFDVVKNEPLRQKVDVQYELERKIIEVLLLYGDMEQQFEDLVLKENEKGDLELEPESLEAKVYEKIYLDLQDDEIELANEQFRNIYYRLMEDLNEKEIFSITNFIANLDQELASEISSILMEEEKYVLHRWEEKDIYPKDKKVGISQLVSETILTLRCYLIKKRIGSLQENTLNKQEGNMETLEEIMNYIQLNVLLNKKLNRVLS from the coding sequence TTGATTTCAAAAACCACTATAGATAAAGTATATGAATCAGCCCGTTTGGAGGAGGTCATAGGGGATTTTGTGCAATTAAAGAAATCGGGCTCCAACTTTAAGGGGCTAAGTCCTTTTACCGATGAGCGTAGCCCTAGCTTCATGGTCTCGCCGGTAAAACAGATATGGAAGGATTTTAGTAGTGGTAAGGGAGGGAATGTTGTAGCTTTTTTGATGGAGCACGAACATTTTTCCTATCCTGAGGCTATTAAATATTTGGCCAGAAAGTACAATATTGAAATTGAGGAAACAGAGCTGAGCAACGAACAGAAAGAACAGACCAATGAACGGGAAAGTATGTATCTGGTTTCTGAATTTGCCCAGAAATATTTCTCGGAGGTCTTATGGGAAAGGGAGCAGGGCAAGGCCATTGGTCTAAGTTATTTTAAGGAACGTGGCTTTACGGATGATACCATCAAGAAGTTTGATCTGGGCTATTGTTTGGATCAGTGGGACGGTTTTACCAAAGCAGCCCTCAACAAGGGGTATCAATTAAATTATTTGGAGAAAACGGGCCTTACTATTGTCAAGGACGATGCGGCCGACAAGGATAACAAAAAGACCTTTGATAGGTTTAAAGGGCGAGTTATGTTTCCTATACACAGCATGAGTGGTAGGGTGCTTGGTTTTGGGGGCAGGATATTGACGAATGATAAAAAGGCGGCCAAATACTTAAATTCCCCGGAAAGTGATATTTACCACAAAAGCAAGGTGCTATATGGCATCTACCATGCAAAGCAGGCTATTGCCAAGGAAGACAACTGTTACTTGGTAGAAGGGTATACGGATGTTATTCAGATGTACCAAAGGGGTATTCACAATGTAGTTTCTTCCAGTGGTACGGCTTTGACTTCAGATCAGATCAGATTGATCAATAGGCTCACCAAGAATATAACCGTTTTGTTCGATGGCGATGCGGCTGGATTACGGGCTTCGCTTAGGGGAATAGACCTTATTCTGGAACAGGGGATGAACGTTAAAGTATGTACCTTTCCGGAAGGGGAAGACCCTGATAGTTTTTCCAAGAACAATGACTATGAGGATGTGGTGCTATACCTACAGGAGAATTCCAAGGACTTTATTCAGTTCAAAGCTTCTTTGTTGGTAGAGGAAGCAGCCAACGACCCTATCAAAAGAGCGGATACGGTTAGGGATATTGTTAATAGTATTTCTAAAATTCCAGATAGGATACAGAAGGAAATCTATATACAGGAGTGTGCACAGATTATGAATATTTCCGAGGCGGTTTTGTTCAATACCTTGGCGCAGATTGGGAAAAAGGATGTATCGGATGCCAATAAAAAGATAAAACAGGAGCAGCAGGCCTTTGATGTGGTCAAGAACGAACCATTAAGACAGAAGGTAGATGTGCAATACGAGCTAGAGCGTAAGATTATAGAGGTGTTGCTGCTTTATGGGGATATGGAACAACAATTCGAGGATTTGGTTTTAAAGGAAAATGAAAAGGGCGACTTGGAACTGGAGCCGGAATCTCTGGAGGCCAAAGTTTACGAAAAGATATATCTCGATTTACAGGACGATGAAATTGAGCTTGCCAATGAGCAGTTCAGAAATATTTATTATAGATTGATGGAAGACCTTAATGAGAAGGAAATTTTTTCCATTACCAACTTTATTGCAAATTTGGACCAAGAACTGGCATCGGAAATTTCTTCAATTTTAATGGAAGAAGAAAAGTACGTTCTGCATCGCTGGGAAGAAAAGGATATATATCCGAAAGATAAAAAAGTAGGGATTTCCCAATTGGTAAGCGAAACCATTTTAACGTTGAGATGCTACTTGATTAAAAAGAGGATAGGTTCCCTTCAGGAGAACACCTTAAATAAACAGGAAGGAAATATGGAAACCTTGGAAGAGATTATGAATTATATACAACTCAATGTATTGTTGAACAAAAAGCTCAACAGGGTTCTTTCTTAG
- the nadE gene encoding NAD(+) synthase yields the protein MQTEKVIDHIVTWLQEYANNANIKGFVIGISGGIDSAVTSTLCARTGLQLLCLEMPIHQAESQVTRASEHIKWLKKNYNNVERLQVNLTPTFDSLVDALPAVDNEEDRFMSLANTRARLRMTTLYYFAALNKLLVAGTGNKVEDFGVGFYTKYGDGGVDLSPIADLLKTEVYEIAKVLGVNEDIIKAAPTDGLWGDDRTDEDQIGASYPELEWAMQMDEEGKAETDFSDRQKEVFQIYKRFNRANRHKMVPIPVCEIPNSLK from the coding sequence ATGCAGACCGAAAAAGTTATAGACCACATTGTAACATGGTTACAGGAATATGCCAACAACGCAAATATAAAGGGATTTGTAATCGGAATTTCCGGAGGTATAGATTCCGCGGTAACCTCTACCCTATGCGCGAGAACAGGACTACAACTTTTATGTTTGGAAATGCCCATACACCAGGCCGAAAGCCAAGTTACCCGTGCATCCGAACATATAAAATGGCTAAAAAAGAACTATAACAATGTTGAAAGACTACAGGTAAACCTTACACCCACTTTTGATAGTTTGGTAGATGCATTGCCCGCCGTTGACAATGAAGAGGATAGGTTTATGTCCTTGGCCAATACCAGGGCCAGATTAAGAATGACCACCTTATATTACTTTGCTGCCCTAAACAAACTGCTGGTAGCTGGTACCGGGAACAAGGTGGAAGATTTCGGCGTAGGCTTCTACACCAAATATGGAGATGGCGGTGTAGACTTAAGTCCGATTGCCGATCTACTAAAAACCGAAGTCTACGAAATTGCCAAGGTCCTTGGCGTTAACGAGGACATTATTAAGGCCGCACCCACCGATGGACTATGGGGCGACGACAGAACGGACGAAGACCAAATAGGAGCATCCTATCCAGAATTGGAATGGGCCATGCAAATGGACGAAGAAGGAAAAGCGGAGACGGATTTTTCTGATAGGCAAAAAGAGGTTTTTCAGATATACAAAAGATTTAACCGCGCAAACAGACATAAGATGGTTCCAATTCCTGTTTGTGAAATACCAAATTCGTTAAAATGA
- a CDS encoding 3-phosphoshikimate 1-carboxyvinyltransferase has product MKLHLSAPSETLIKSTVKITGSKSESNRLLLLQALFPSIKIDNLSNSDDAEVMQKGLQISNGVVDIHHAGTAMRFLTAYFASQENKEVTLTGSKRMTERPIKVLVEALRSLGAEISYLKDEGYPPIAIKGKKLTQNKVSLPADISSQYISALLLIAPSLENGIELELVGKITSVPYIKMTLGLLSQIGVASSFQGNTIKVSPKKAVEPTIQVVESDWSSASYFYSIAALCDIGTEISLSAYNKNSLQGDSVLKEIYKDFGVETSFKGHEVLLKKIAAPNNATFNLDLANAPDIAQTIAVTCLGLGVGCHMTGLHTLKIKETDRLEALKTELTKLGASISVTDKTLTLEPSKEIKKEIAIDTYNDHRMAMAFAPLALKTTLFVNDAEVVSKSYPDFWEDMKKLKFKVQTV; this is encoded by the coding sequence TTGAAGTTACACTTATCTGCCCCATCGGAAACCCTAATAAAATCAACAGTAAAAATAACAGGATCCAAAAGCGAATCCAATAGATTGTTGTTGCTGCAGGCCCTGTTTCCCTCTATAAAAATAGATAACCTTTCCAATTCCGATGATGCGGAAGTTATGCAAAAGGGATTGCAGATCAGTAACGGCGTGGTAGATATTCACCATGCAGGTACTGCCATGCGTTTTTTGACCGCCTATTTTGCGTCACAGGAGAATAAAGAAGTTACCCTCACAGGGTCTAAACGAATGACGGAAAGGCCTATAAAAGTATTGGTGGAGGCATTGAGGAGCCTGGGTGCGGAAATAAGTTACCTAAAGGACGAAGGGTATCCGCCTATTGCCATAAAAGGTAAAAAATTAACACAGAATAAAGTTAGCCTGCCAGCAGATATCAGCAGTCAGTATATTTCGGCTTTGTTATTAATAGCGCCAAGTCTTGAAAATGGGATCGAGTTGGAGTTGGTTGGTAAAATTACATCCGTACCATATATAAAAATGACCTTGGGTCTGCTTTCCCAAATTGGGGTGGCGAGTTCTTTTCAGGGGAATACCATTAAGGTGTCACCGAAAAAAGCAGTTGAACCTACCATCCAAGTAGTAGAATCAGATTGGAGTTCCGCCTCCTATTTTTATAGTATAGCGGCACTTTGTGATATAGGTACGGAAATTTCGTTATCTGCTTATAATAAGAATAGCCTTCAAGGGGATAGTGTACTTAAGGAAATCTACAAGGATTTTGGCGTGGAAACCAGCTTTAAGGGCCATGAGGTATTATTGAAGAAAATTGCAGCACCCAACAATGCCACTTTCAATTTGGACCTGGCAAATGCACCGGATATAGCGCAGACCATAGCGGTAACATGTTTAGGTTTGGGCGTTGGATGTCATATGACGGGCCTACATACGCTTAAAATTAAGGAAACCGATAGGCTGGAAGCATTAAAGACGGAATTGACCAAGTTGGGCGCATCCATATCCGTAACGGATAAAACTTTGACCTTGGAGCCTTCCAAAGAAATAAAAAAGGAAATTGCTATAGATACCTATAACGATCATAGAATGGCCATGGCCTTTGCTCCACTGGCTCTTAAGACTACACTGTTCGTGAACGATGCGGAAGTGGTATCCAAATCATATCCAGACTTTTGGGAGGATATGAAAAAACTGAAATTCAAGGTGCAAACCGTTTGA
- the rsgA gene encoding ribosome small subunit-dependent GTPase A codes for MEGTVYKSTGSWYTVRTGEGDFYECRIKGKFRLKGIKSTNPVSVGDEVVFEVDGAIENAQGIITEIKDRKNYIIRKSVNLSKQTHIIAANLDQVFLIVTLNNPPTFTSFIDRFLVTSEAYHIPAILLFNKIDTYNEEELDEIKYLAKLYREIGYTCIGISAKTGKNVDKVKELMIGKTSMFSGHSGVGKSTLVNAIEPQLDLKTKKISTQHMQGQHTTTFAEMFDLECGARIIDTPGIKGFGIVDMEKEEIGDYFPEFFKLKGECKFNNCLHLDEPHCAVKKALDNDEVAWSRYKSYVQMLSGEQENYRMDIYGEK; via the coding sequence ATGGAAGGAACCGTATATAAATCTACTGGAAGTTGGTACACCGTAAGAACTGGGGAAGGTGATTTCTATGAATGCCGTATCAAAGGAAAATTTCGGCTCAAAGGAATAAAAAGCACTAATCCTGTCTCCGTGGGTGATGAGGTGGTGTTTGAGGTGGACGGTGCCATTGAAAATGCCCAGGGGATCATTACCGAAATTAAGGATAGGAAGAATTACATTATTAGAAAGTCGGTAAACCTATCTAAACAGACCCATATTATTGCCGCTAATTTGGATCAGGTTTTCCTGATAGTAACCTTAAATAATCCCCCCACTTTTACAAGTTTTATAGATCGGTTTTTGGTGACCTCAGAAGCCTACCATATTCCAGCTATTTTACTTTTTAATAAGATAGATACCTATAATGAAGAGGAACTTGATGAGATAAAATATCTGGCAAAGCTTTACAGGGAAATTGGATATACCTGTATCGGGATTTCTGCCAAGACTGGAAAAAATGTGGATAAGGTAAAGGAATTGATGATAGGAAAGACAAGTATGTTTTCCGGACATTCCGGTGTGGGAAAATCTACCTTGGTCAATGCTATTGAGCCTCAATTGGACTTGAAGACCAAAAAAATATCCACCCAACATATGCAGGGGCAACACACTACCACTTTTGCGGAAATGTTCGATTTGGAATGTGGGGCCAGGATTATCGATACCCCTGGAATAAAAGGGTTTGGTATAGTGGATATGGAGAAAGAGGAAATAGGCGATTATTTTCCCGAGTTTTTTAAGTTGAAAGGCGAATGCAAGTTTAATAATTGTCTTCATTTGGATGAACCCCATTGTGCAGTAAAGAAGGCGTTGGACAATGATGAAGTGGCTTGGAGCAGGTACAAAAGTTACGTGCAAATGTTGAGCGGGGAACAAGAGAATTATAGAATGGACATTTACGGAGAAAAGTAA
- a CDS encoding response regulator: protein MIKILIADNHPIVRMGVKQVLDSVSDIQVIADASTTTELFNKLELFTPDVILLEMDIPEINGIATLRKIKKEYPNIRVLIYSGQSEDVYALSTIRAGAFGYLSKTSEIDYIISAIRKVSEGNMFITNELAQRLAFDEGTQKPRRFFRKLSTREVEVLKLLASGKRNKEVAQGLDLNEKTVSTYKARLMRKLNVDNLVDLLQQAKALELY, encoded by the coding sequence ATGATCAAAATTTTAATTGCTGATAATCATCCTATAGTACGGATGGGCGTAAAACAAGTCTTGGATTCGGTTTCCGATATTCAAGTTATCGCCGATGCATCTACCACCACGGAATTATTCAACAAACTGGAACTTTTTACCCCGGACGTAATTCTTCTGGAAATGGACATCCCCGAAATTAATGGCATTGCAACCCTTAGAAAAATAAAAAAGGAATACCCCAATATACGGGTTTTGATCTATAGCGGTCAGTCTGAAGATGTTTATGCCCTAAGTACTATCCGTGCAGGAGCTTTTGGCTACTTATCCAAAACATCGGAAATAGATTACATAATAAGCGCTATACGAAAAGTTAGCGAGGGCAATATGTTTATTACCAACGAATTGGCACAACGCCTTGCTTTTGATGAAGGCACACAAAAACCAAGAAGGTTCTTTAGAAAACTTTCCACAAGGGAGGTAGAAGTCCTTAAGCTCTTGGCCAGTGGTAAGCGAAACAAAGAAGTAGCACAAGGCTTGGATCTAAACGAAAAAACGGTCAGCACCTATAAGGCGCGCTTAATGCGTAAACTAAATGTTGACAACCTAGTGGATTTATTACAGCAGGCCAAAGCTTTGGAACTGTACTAG
- the rlmN gene encoding 23S rRNA (adenine(2503)-C(2))-methyltransferase RlmN, giving the protein MEVAKNKKDIRAYTKDQLRSFFESQGDKAFRGNQVYEWLWQKSAHTFEDMTNISKETRQMLEDNFVINHIKVDQMQRSSDGTIKNAVRLHDDLIVESVLIPTKTRTTACVSSQVGCSLDCKFCATARLKRMRNLNPDEIYDQVVAIDNESRLYFDRPLSNIVFMGMGEPLMNYNNVLKAIDKITSPEGLGMSPKRITVSTSGVPKMIRKMADEEVKFKLAVSLHSAIDEIRTSIMPFNATFTLADLREALEYWYQKTKSRITYEYVVWEGINNTQRDANALVDFCRFAPSKVNLIEYNPIDDGDFQQANNTAIEMYVRTLEQNGITVTVRRSRGKDIDAACGQLANKS; this is encoded by the coding sequence GTGGAAGTTGCAAAAAATAAGAAGGATATAAGGGCATATACCAAAGATCAACTTAGGTCGTTCTTTGAATCCCAGGGAGACAAGGCCTTTAGGGGCAACCAGGTCTATGAATGGCTATGGCAAAAATCGGCCCATACCTTTGAGGATATGACCAATATTTCCAAAGAAACCAGGCAGATGTTGGAGGATAATTTTGTGATCAACCACATTAAGGTGGATCAAATGCAACGAAGTAGTGACGGAACCATTAAAAATGCAGTTCGCCTACACGATGATCTCATAGTGGAATCTGTGTTAATTCCTACCAAGACCAGAACAACCGCCTGTGTGTCCAGTCAAGTGGGCTGCAGTTTGGATTGTAAATTTTGTGCTACTGCCCGACTAAAGCGGATGAGAAATCTTAACCCGGACGAGATTTATGACCAGGTAGTGGCCATTGATAATGAGAGCAGGTTATATTTTGATCGTCCTTTGAGCAATATTGTTTTTATGGGTATGGGAGAGCCCTTGATGAATTATAACAATGTACTTAAGGCAATTGATAAGATAACCTCTCCTGAAGGATTGGGGATGTCTCCCAAGCGCATTACCGTGTCTACTTCAGGTGTTCCAAAAATGATACGTAAAATGGCGGACGAGGAAGTGAAATTTAAATTGGCTGTTTCCTTGCATTCTGCCATAGATGAAATAAGGACTTCCATAATGCCCTTTAACGCAACTTTTACCTTGGCCGACCTAAGGGAGGCACTTGAATATTGGTACCAAAAGACAAAAAGTAGAATAACCTATGAATATGTGGTTTGGGAAGGTATTAACAACACCCAAAGGGATGCCAATGCCTTGGTGGATTTCTGCAGGTTTGCCCCCTCCAAGGTTAACCTTATAGAGTACAACCCTATAGACGATGGGGATTTTCAACAGGCAAATAATACTGCCATTGAAATGTATGTCAGAACTTTGGAGCAAAATGGCATAACGGTTACCGTAAGACGTTCCAGGGGCAAGGATATTGATGCGGCCTGTGGGCAGTTGGCCAATAAATCTTAG